The genomic DNA AGTTCAATGTCAAATGAGAGTTTGGCTTGCGCTTAAATCAACTGGCAACTTCGACGTGTGTCACGTAATTGATGAGTAGTAACGTGTATGTTATTTTCAATACATCTTAATGTCTGTGGTTCAAAGCCTAGACTAAGTTCATACTTGTTATTATTTAAAGAGTTAAAGAGTAAAAAATGTGTATTTAAAATTTTAAAAAGCATATATTTGCCTGTTTAGAAAGTCTAATTTAATCAGTGATTTTCTTTACATTCTCGGCTATTGACTCCATAATATAACTGTATCGTCAACATGTttgttgtcccccccccctcccctccccccctgaGACTGATTCTCTCATGTCTGGAAGTCTATTTGTTAAACCCCCATGTTTCTGTACTGTGTCTGTATTTCAGGGTTTGTGTATACTCCTCCTTTACACCAGCCCCCTCTGCTGTTTTGCTAATTTCAGCCAAGCGAAAGAGCTGGTCTATAAGATAAAAGAAGGATTACCCTCAGGGACACTCATCGGGTCCATGGGCTCCGACTTACACTTGGATTTATCCCTCGATCCCCATGTTTTATTCAATCTGCCCCAGAAGAAGCCCAGTGATCAGTATGTCACTCTGAACAGCACTACGGGACAGCTGTTTACGTCTGGGAATGAGATCGACAGGGAGACGCTCTGCCCCGACTCCTCGGAGTACAACCAGGGCTGCGTCCTCTCCCTGGATGTGTTCGTTCTACCCCAGCAGTATTTCCAGCTGGTTAAGGTCAAAATCTTGGTCGAGGACGTTAACGATAATCGGCCGCGCTTCCCGACGGGCGAGATTAGGGTTTCCGTCCCGGAGAACACCCAGGTCAACGCGAGGTTCGCGGTGGAGCAGTCAGCGACGGACCCTGATCTGGGGTTTCACGGGGTTCAGACTTACTGGCTGGTCAACGACTTCGGGGTGTTCACTCTGGACGTAGAGGAGAACGAGGGGGGTGAGCTGACACCCTTCCTCATCGTGACCGACGAGCTGGACCGGGAACGACAGGAGGAATACGTAACGGATATTATAGCAGAGGACGGTGGGTTACCACCTCTCCTTGGCACCGCCACGTTGAGGATTATAATCACTGATGTCAACGATAACTGTCCTCAGTTCACAGAGTCACAGGTCAATGTGACGCTCTACGGGAATACGACTAAAGGAGAGCACCTGTCCAGGTTACACGCCTTCGACCCCGACCAGGGCGCCAACGCCGTGATCAGCTATGCGTACAGCGACCGCGTTCCCCGGGAGGCTAGAGCTCTGTTCCATCTGGACCGGATTACCGGGGTGATCAAACTGGCCGGTCAGATCAACACCGCAACCGGGAAGTTCTACAAACTCACTGTCCTCGCCAACGGGCCCGGTTGCGTCCCTGCCGTCGCCACGGTGACGGTGCACGTGATCCGGGTAGCTTCCGATCCGCCTGTTATTACGCCGCGCTACATCGCGGCGGAGAAAGATGGCGTGGTCAAGATGAAGGAGTCCGAACCGCCGTTTTCCCCAATCGCGTTTTTCACCGTGTCGAACACGGACCAGAAAGGACAAGGGACGGAATGTCTACTTGAAGGATCCGGCCCGTTCCGACTGTCACCTTACAAACGGTTGAAGAACGAGTATCTGTTAGAGACGACGGAGCCGCTGGACTACGAGCAGAGGCAGGACTACGAGCTGACCGTAGTGCTCAGGAACCCCAGAGGTCTCGTCATTAAGACCTTCGTTAAGATCCTGGTTCTGGATGAGAACGACAACGCGCCGGTCTTCAAACAGTCTCTGTATGAGGTGAGTGAATGCATTTATAAACACACTAATGTTTAAACGGTTTCTATGGTTACGGTTGGGGTTTGGACATGAACATTGAGCATATTATTGACAGTACATTGATTTTCTTAAGCCATTTCAGTACAATAATACAAAATATAGAGGATTTATTTTGTTGTTGAAAAATAATTGTTGCTGACTGATAAAATCTAAAAAGGTCTACTCACGTATTTATTTCAGTACTTACCTATTTATTTTAgaatttacttatttattttagTATTTACAAATTTATTTCAGTATTTACACATTTATTTTagtatttacttatttattatAGTATTTACACATGTATTTTAAAATGTACATATTTATTATAGTATTTACTTATTATTACAGTATTTACACAATTATTTTagtatttacttatttattacagtatttacacatttattttagcatttacacatttatttcagtatttacacatttattttagtatttacacatttatttcagtatttacttatttattatAGTATTTACAAATGTATTTTAGTATTTacgtattatttatttatttttaaatgtacttatTTATTTATGTGTTTACCTACTTATTATGAGTCCTTGATAACACCATACTTATTATTTGAGTCCTTGTTAATTAACACCATACTTATTATTTGAGTCCTTGTTAATTAACACCATACTTATTATTTGAGTCCTTGTTAACACCATACTTATTATTTGAGTCCTTGATAACACCATACTTATTATTTGAGTCCTTGTTAACACCATACTTATTATTTGAGTCCTTGTTAACACCATACTTATTATTTGAGTCCTTGTTAACACCATACTTATTATTTGAGTCCTTGTTAATACCATACTTATTATTTGATTCCTTGTTAACACCATACTTATTATTTGAGTCCTTGTTAACACCATACTTATTATTTGAGTCCTTGTTAACACCATACTTATTATTTGAGTCCTTGATAACACCATACTTATTATTTGAGTCCTTGATAACACCATACTTATTATTTGATTCCTTGTTAACACCATACTTATTATTTGAGTCCTTGTTAACACCATACTTATTATTTGAGTCCTTGATAACACCATACTTATTATTTGAGTCCTTGATAACACCATACTTATTATTTGAGTCCTTGATAACACCATACTTATTATTTGATTCCTTGTTAACACCATACTTATTATTTGAGTCCTTGATAACACCATACTTATTATTTGATTCCTTGTTAATTAACACCATACTTATTATTTGAGTCCTTGTTAACACCATACTTATTATTTGAGTCCTTGTTAACACCATACTTATTATTTGAGTCCTTGTTAACACCATACTTATTATTTGAGTCCTTGTTAATTAACACCATACTTATTATTTGAGTCCTTGTTAATTAACACCATACTTATTATTTGAGTCCTTGTTAACACCATACTTATTTTATTCTCAGGTCTCCGTGGAGGAGAATAACCCTCCCAACAGCTTCCTGACCCAGCTCCAGGCCACAGACCAGGACAGTGAGGCCAGAGGAGAGGTCATCTACACGCTGGGGTCAGACGCTCCCTCCATTTTCCTCCTGGAGAGGCTGACCGGCGTGCTGACCGTGTCCACGTCTCTGGACCGAGAAGAGAAGCAGACCTACAGGTCTGTCGCATATTGATGATGTAATCGTAACGTATTATGACTGATATTGTATGGATTCAAATGCGTTATAAATTGCCTATATATGTTTATAGTAATAATAATTATTTACTTGTTTAGCTTTTTAATTACAGAAAATAATCTCAAAGTGCATAATAACACCATACTTATGATTTGATTCCTTGATAACACCAAAAAAgtgaaacaaaaaaacaacacatttaaacAGAGTTTGTGGAATTAAATCTATCTATGTCAAAGATGACATAAACCTGTTCTTTATCAAGGGTGGCATGAGCAATGCTTAATATAAGGCTTTATAAATCATGTTAAATTGAGGCATCACAAAGCATTGATAACCCATCATGCATTTTGGTAGAGAATTGCAACACCAGCATTGGTGGGTTAGACTCCACTCCCGTATGTAAAAATGTATTCAGGCGTGACTGCAAATGGCTTTGGATAAATACCGTGTGTTATATTACTCTAAACCCTTTGTAGGACAGGCCCAACCTCTTTCCCTCTTGGGCGCACGGCCAATAGTGGACCTGATCTCAACTGTCCCCAAAATGCTGCAGAATCACACACTCTAAAGTGCAGTCCTTCACCAAAAACATTGGTAGGGCCCCTTTAAAATCCGTATTTCGGGGGGGTTTTCCCCCCGTTTTCTCggttttgtttttccaggtttcaGATTTCCCCGTTTTTTTCTGGTTTTCCCACAGCTTTTAAAATATACTATATTGCCCTAAAACCAAGGCTGGTGGTATGTATTTATAGGACAGCATGGTATCTCTGAAGGCTGGTGGTATGTATTTACAGGACAGCATGGTATCTCTGAAGGCTGGCGGTATGTATTTACAGGAAAGCATGGTATCTCTGAAGGCTGGTGGTATGTATTTATAGGACAGCATGGTATCTCTGAAGGCTGGTGGTATGTATTTATGGTATCTCTGAAGGTTGGTGGTATGTATTTACGGTACAGCATGGTATCTCTGAAGGCTGGTGGTATGTATTTATGGTATCTCTGAAGGCTGGTGGTATGTATTTACGGTACAGCATGGTATCTCTGAAGGCTGGTGGTATGTATTTATGGTATCGCTGAAGGCTGGTGGTATGTATTTACGGTACAGCATGGTATCTCTGAAGGCTGGTGGTATGTATTTACGGTACAGCATGGTATCTCTGAAGGCTGGTGGTATGTATTTATGGTATCTCTGAAGGCTGGTGGTATGTATTTATGGTATCTCTGAAGGTTGGTGGTATGTATTTACGGTACAGCATGGTATCTCTGAAGGCTGGTGGTATGTATTTATGGTATCGCTGAAGGCTGGTGGTATGTATTTACGGTACAGCATGGTATCTCTGAAGGCTGGTGGTATGTATTTATGGTATCTCTGAAGGCTGGTGGTATGTATTTACGGTACAGCATGGTATCTCTGAAGGCTGGTGGTATGTATTTATGGTATCTCTGAAGGCTGGTGGTATGTATTTATGGTACAACCTGGAGGGTATGCCGGCTCGCCTTACATGTCCGGCTGCATTCCTACCTGTAGGCAGTGACTGCTCAGGTGTGTTGTTAGTCAGTTACTCCACAGGTAAAGAAATGTGTTGTGAATCAAAACTCCGTACGATTTATCCCTGACTGTGTTTGTTAATTGAAAAACAACATAAACATATTTTATGTGTTTAAACCGTATCAGgggaccacttttgaggtctgagaGAAATCTAAGAAACTTTGATTTTTGAGAGtagttatattgttatatagagacctgactgggtccaacaccccacagtatgacttgttatatagagacctgactgggttcaacaccctacagtatgacttgttatataaagacctgactgggtccaacaccccacagtatgacttgttatataaagacctgactgggtccagcaccccACAGTGTGACTTGTtatatagagacctgactgggttcaacaccccacagtatgacttgttatatagagacctgactgggtccaacaccccacagtatgacttgttatatagagacctgactgggttcaacaccccacagtatgacttgttatataaagacctgactgggtccagcaccccacagtatgacttgttatattgttatataaagacctgactgggtccaacaccccacagtatgacttgttatataaagacctgactgggttcaacaccccacagtatgacttgttatataaagacctgactgggtccaacaccccacagtatgacttgttatataaagacctgactgggtccaacaccccacagtatgacttgttatattgttatatagagacctgactgggttcaacaccccacagtgtgacttgttatataaagacctgactgggtccaacaccccacagtatgacttgttatataaagacctgcctgggtccaacaccccacagtatgacttgttatattgttatatagagacctgactgggttcaacaccccacagtatgacttgttatattgttatatagagacctgactgggttcaacaccccacagtatgacttgttatatagagacctgactgggtccaacaccctacagtatgacttgttatataaagacctgcctgggtccaacaccccacagtatgacttgttatataaagacctgactgggttcaacaccccacagtatgacttgttatatagagacctgactgggtccaacaccccacagtatgacttgttatattgttatataaagacctgactgggtccagcaccccacagtatgacttgttatattgttatatagagacctgactgggttcaacaccccacagtatgacttgttatatagagacctgactgggtccaacaccccacagtatgacttgttatattgttatatagagacctgactgggttcaacaccccacagtatgacttgttatataaagacctgactgggtccaacaccccacagtatgacttgttatattgttatataaagacctgactgggttcaacaccccacagtatgacttgttatattgttatatagagacctgactgggttcaacaccccacagtatgacttgttatattgttatataaagacctgcctgggttcaacaccccacagtatgacttgttatattgttatatagagacctgactgggttcaacaccccacagtatgacttgttatataaagacctgactgggtccaacaccctacagtatgacttgttatataaagacctgcctgggtccaacaccccacagtatgacttgttatataaagacctgactgggtccaacaccccacagtatgacttgttatattgttatataaagacctgactgggttcaacaccccacagtatgacttgttatatagagacctgactgggttcaacaccctacagtatgacttgttatataaagacctgcctgggtccaacaccccacagtatgacttgttatattgttatatagaaacctgactgggtccaacaccccacagtatgacttgttatattgttatataaagacctgactgggttcaacaccccacagtatgacttgttatatagagacctgactgggttcaacaccctacagtatgacttgttatataaagacctgcctgggtccaacaccccacagtatgacttgttatataaagacctgcctgggtccaacaccccacagtatgacttgttatataaagacctgactgggtccaacaccccacagtatgacttgttatataaagacctgactgggtccaacaccccacagtatgacttgttatataaagacctgactgggtccagcaccccacagtatgacttgttatataaagacctgactgggtccaacaccccacagtatgacttgttatataaagacctgactgggtccaacaccccacagtatgacttgttatattgttatataaagacctgactgggtccaacaccccacagtatgacttgttatataaagacctgactgggtccagcaccccacagtatgacttgttatataaagacctgactgggtccaacaccccacagtatgacttgttatattgttatataaagacctgactgggtccaacaccccacagtatgacttgttatattgttatataaagacctgactgggttcaacaccccacagtatgacttgttatatagagacctgactgggttcaacaccctacagtatgacttgttatataaagacctgcctgggtccaacaccccacagtatgacttgttatataaagacctgcctgggtccaacaccccacagtatgacttgttatataaagacctgactgggtccaacaccccacagtatgacttgttatataaagacctgactgggtccagcaccccacagtatgacttgttatataaagacctgactgggtccaacaccccacagtatgacttgttatataaagacctgactgggtccaacaccccacagtatgacttgttatattgttatataaagacctgactgggtccaacaccccacagtatgacttgttatataaagacctgactgggtccagcaccccacagtatgacttgttatataaagacctgactgggtccaacaccccacagtatgacttgttatattgttatataaagacctgactgggtccaacaccccacagtatgacttgttatatagagacctgactgggtccaacaccccacagtatgacttgttatattgttatatagagacctgactgggtccaacaccccacagtatgacttgttatattgttatataaagacctgactgggtccaacaccccacagtatgacttgttatataaagacctgactgggtccaacaccccacagtatgacttgttatatagagacctgactgggtccaacaccccacagtatgacttgttatataaagacctgactgggtccaacaccccacagtatgacttgttatattgttatataaagacctgactgggttcaacaccccacagtatgacttgttatataaagacctgactgggttcaacaccccacagtatgacttgttatatagagacctgactgggtccaacaccccacagtatgacttgttatataaagacctgactgggtccaacaccccacagtatgacttgttatatagagacctgactgggttcaacaccctacagtatgacttgttatataaagacctgacttggtccaacaccccacagtatgacttgttatataaagacctgactgggtccaacaccccacagtatgacttgttatataaagacctgactgggtccagcaccccacagtatgccttgttatattgttatataaagacctgactgggttcaacaccccacagtatgacttgttatataaagacctgactgggttcaacaccccacagtatgacttgttatataaagacctgactgggttcaacaccccacagtatgacttgttatataaagacctgactgggtccaacaccccacagtatgacttgttatataaagacctgactgggtccagcaccccacagtatgacttgttatattgttatataaagacctgactgggtccaacaccccacagtatgacttgttatataaagacctgactgggtccaacaccccacagtatgacttgttatattgttatataaagacctgactgggtccaacaccccacagtatgacttgttatataaagacctgactgggttcaacaccccacagtatgacttgttatattgttatataaagacctgactgggttcaacaccccacagtatgacttgttatattgttatataaagacctgactgggtccaacaccccacagtatgacttgttatattgttatatagaggcctgactgggtccaacaccccacagtatgacttgttatataaagacctgactgggtccaacaccccacagtatgacttgttatattgttatatagagacctgactgggtccaacaccccacagtatgacttgttatataaagacctgactgggttcagcaccccacagtatgacttgttatataaagccctgactgggtccaacaccccacagtatgacttgttatatagagacctgactgggtccaacaccccacagtatgacttgttatataaagacctgactgggtccaacaccccacagtatgacttgttatataaagacctgactgggtccaacaccccacagtatgacttgttatatagagacctgactgggtccaacaccccacagtatgacttgttatataaagacctgactgggtccaacaccccacagtatgacttgttatattgttatataaagacctgactgggttcaacaccccacagtatgacttgttatataaagacctgactgggtccaacaccccacagtatgacttgttatataaagacctgactgggtccaacaccccacagtatgacttgttatataaagacctgactgggtccaacaccccacagtatgacttgttatattgttatataaagacctgactgggtccaacaccccacagtatgacttgttatatagagacctgactgggtccaacaccccacagtatgacttgttatattgttatatagagacctgactgggtccaacaccccacagtatgacttgttatattgttatataaagacctgactgggtccaacaccccacagtatgacttgttatataaagacctgactgggtccaacaccccacagtatgacttgttatatagagacctgactgggtccaacaccccacagtatgacttgttatataaagacctgactgggtccaacaccccacagtatgacttgttatattgttatataaagacctgactgggttcaacaccccacagtatgacttgttatataaagacctgactgggtccaacaccccacagtatgacttgttatataaagacctgactgggtccaacaccccacagtatgacttgttatataaagacctgactgggtccaacaccccacagtatgacttgttat from Oncorhynchus clarkii lewisi isolate Uvic-CL-2024 chromosome 7, UVic_Ocla_1.0, whole genome shotgun sequence includes the following:
- the LOC139414025 gene encoding protocadherin-20-like isoform X1 — encoded protein: MFNKTGPGLSSRGVLWGLCILLLYTSPLCCFANFSQAKELVYKIKEGLPSGTLIGSMGSDLHLDLSLDPHVLFNLPQKKPSDQYVTLNSTTGQLFTSGNEIDRETLCPDSSEYNQGCVLSLDVFVLPQQYFQLVKVKILVEDVNDNRPRFPTGEIRVSVPENTQVNARFAVEQSATDPDLGFHGVQTYWLVNDFGVFTLDVEENEGGELTPFLIVTDELDRERQEEYVTDIIAEDGGLPPLLGTATLRIIITDVNDNCPQFTESQVNVTLYGNTTKGEHLSRLHAFDPDQGANAVISYAYSDRVPREARALFHLDRITGVIKLAGQINTATGKFYKLTVLANGPGCVPAVATVTVHVIRVASDPPVITPRYIAAEKDGVVKMKESEPPFSPIAFFTVSNTDQKGQGTECLLEGSGPFRLSPYKRLKNEYLLETTEPLDYEQRQDYELTVVLRNPRGLVIKTFVKILVLDENDNAPVFKQSLYEVSVEENNPPNSFLTQLQATDQDSEARGEVIYTLGSDAPSIFLLERLTGVLTVSTSLDREEKQTYRFMVRAVDRGTPRRESIATVVITVLDRNDNSPRFINKDFTFFVPENFPGFGEIGVLSVTDADAGENGWVALSIVNGSDIFVIDAGRGALRARTPLDREQQGTYYLWIEAVDGGEPSLSCLTVVTVLLLDVNDNPPVVLFPQSNQSYMLVLPSTLPGTSITEVYAVDKDTGMNAVIAYSIIKRKGGEPGSFDIDPDTGNITLKRELSDRGLYSLLVKVSDHGQPEPLHSTVLVNLFVNETVSNESYIQSLLTGEEAEIQMEEKQWYVGKLTERPGREDLFPCQPLLIALSVTCLGLFCIVVTLTAYICCRKLKKWRKRQMKRLEVEMPLKTNGDVRDADRKRTEISNI
- the LOC139414025 gene encoding protocadherin-20-like isoform X2, with protein sequence MGSDLHLDLSLDPHVLFNLPQKKPSDQYVTLNSTTGQLFTSGNEIDRETLCPDSSEYNQGCVLSLDVFVLPQQYFQLVKVKILVEDVNDNRPRFPTGEIRVSVPENTQVNARFAVEQSATDPDLGFHGVQTYWLVNDFGVFTLDVEENEGGELTPFLIVTDELDRERQEEYVTDIIAEDGGLPPLLGTATLRIIITDVNDNCPQFTESQVNVTLYGNTTKGEHLSRLHAFDPDQGANAVISYAYSDRVPREARALFHLDRITGVIKLAGQINTATGKFYKLTVLANGPGCVPAVATVTVHVIRVASDPPVITPRYIAAEKDGVVKMKESEPPFSPIAFFTVSNTDQKGQGTECLLEGSGPFRLSPYKRLKNEYLLETTEPLDYEQRQDYELTVVLRNPRGLVIKTFVKILVLDENDNAPVFKQSLYEVSVEENNPPNSFLTQLQATDQDSEARGEVIYTLGSDAPSIFLLERLTGVLTVSTSLDREEKQTYRFMVRAVDRGTPRRESIATVVITVLDRNDNSPRFINKDFTFFVPENFPGFGEIGVLSVTDADAGENGWVALSIVNGSDIFVIDAGRGALRARTPLDREQQGTYYLWIEAVDGGEPSLSCLTVVTVLLLDVNDNPPVVLFPQSNQSYMLVLPSTLPGTSITEVYAVDKDTGMNAVIAYSIIKRKGGEPGSFDIDPDTGNITLKRELSDRGLYSLLVKVSDHGQPEPLHSTVLVNLFVNETVSNESYIQSLLTGEEAEIQMEEKQWYVGKLTERPGREDLFPCQPLLIALSVTCLGLFCIVVTLTAYICCRKLKKWRKRQMKRLEVEMPLKTNGDVRDADRKRTEISNI